A window from Negativicoccus succinicivorans encodes these proteins:
- the rpsS gene encoding 30S ribosomal protein S19: protein MSRSIKKGPFVADHLEKKIAALNASDEKKVVKTWSRASTILPDFVGHTIAVYDGRKHVPVYITEDMVGHKLGEFAPTRLFRGHNKSDKATELE, encoded by the coding sequence GTGTCCAGATCAATAAAAAAAGGACCGTTTGTTGCGGATCACTTGGAAAAGAAGATCGCTGCACTGAACGCTTCGGATGAGAAAAAAGTAGTCAAAACTTGGTCCCGGGCTTCGACCATCTTGCCGGACTTTGTCGGTCACACGATCGCTGTCTATGACGGCCGTAAACACGTGCCGGTGTATATTACGGAAGATATGGTCGGCCATAAGCTCGGTGAATTTGCACCGACCCGCTTGTTCCGCGGTCACAACAAGAGCGACAAAGCGACGGAATTGGAATAA